From the genome of Podarcis raffonei isolate rPodRaf1 chromosome W, rPodRaf1.pri, whole genome shotgun sequence:
cagcttcacgatctgtccttccagtgagcactcagggctgatttccttaagaatggatgcgtttgatcttcttgcagtccatgggactctcaagagtcttctccagcaccataattcaaaagcatcaattcttcggcgatcagccttctttatggtccagctctcacttccatacatcactactgggaaaaccatggctttaactatacggacctttgttgtcaaggtgacgtctctacttctcaagatgctatctaggcctgtcattgcccttctcccaagaagcaggtgtcttttaatttcgtggctgctgtcaccatctgcagtgatcatggagcccaagaaagtaaaatctctcactgcctccatttcttccccttctatttgccaggaggtgatgggaccagtggccatgatcttcgtttttttgatgttgagcttcagaccatattttgcgctctcctctttcaccctcattaaaaggttctttaattcctcctcactttctgttgtgtattgagtcaaaggattttatatctgtattattattgtctgtatttgcattagggtaaagtaactgccttttggttccagagggtacagctactattggttcatttaagctgctgtatttggatcctctgtcttattggtttcctccaaaaggcaggactgtgattgcctgatattgttccctccaaaatgtatcctttctagctagttccctgtccctataaatgtagctctcccctcctcagttctcagtcttgtttgctttaataaagaagtgttactacagaactgtctccagcatattatgtcaagagagctgaaatcacaaaccccatgtCACAACAACTGGCGACGAAAGTGGGATTCGGAatgctgaggagcggttaaacgcagccctgcctcagagtccggattgtagctaagaacaagactcactggccagctgagaagacgaccctgcccacaggacaatggagagtccaagggtattggagcccttccagccatcagaaccccacacgtgggaagactacgtcgaacgcttcgagttcttcgcagtggctcaagggatcaccgatgccagcaaaagaagggccacattcctgagctactgtgggcctgagaccttcaagctggccaaggcattgcttgctccagcgaagctaagtgagacacctctcaaagatattcttgcctgcctgacaagccatttggcacctactgagaccaagatggcccggcggttggagtttcataagaggcagcagcgtgctggggagtctgtatctgcattcctagctgaactgcggaagctcgctcagcactgcgacttccaagatctggaagagactctcctggatcggtttatcggtggtctgagcagcaagaaagccagaagacgcatcgtggctaaagaagaggttacccttgcttcagccttgaaggaggccaccgctacggagaattatgaaagagaggagcttgatgccagtcgcaaggcccctaagccacagatagaagttgcgcatgccatggacgagctagaggctactccgagccaaagcccagtccgtggggtcgagtcagtgcatcaggcctgcacagtgcacaaagatcaccgaggcaggtgccctggttgtggcggaaaccatgagcggaagagttgtcgtttccgggatgctatgtgccggacgtgcgggaagacaggtcacatcgccagggtctgtagatcggcggcgttgggagcgacaggagcacctagactggagcatcgcagaccgtccacggcaaaccatgttctaaaggtctgccactacgtaacggagatcaacgggagggtcgtgcagtttccagcgcaaggcaaggcacacgtcaaggtgaagattgagggtcagctgtgcgacatggaggtggactccggatctggattcactatcgtgtcggaccagaccgcgaggacattcttccccagaggtaagttgccccctctggagcccttcccggcaactttgcagtcatactcagcgggccgcatccatgtcatgggaatgtgtgccgtgagagtacagttccgggacaaacaggcggtactcaaactggtgattgcgaagggcagtcgccccagtctcctgggcactgactggttccccgccctgggactgagtatatcagggcttaattcaatccaaacctgccctgagatgagcgaggcattatgcaaagaatttgctggtctctttaatggaaaactgggttgttataaagggcccccagttgacttcgaattggaccctggggtggccccaatccgactcaaaccaaggcgagtgccatttgcactgcaacccaagatcgaagcagagctggataaattggtcaagcagggagttctctcacccgtggactctgctaagtgggagactccaatcgtcacgccccttaaagcaaatggggaagtcaggatctgtgcagattacaaatgtactatcaataaggcactcaggggaaactcataccccattccagtcgtatcacatctgttggctaaactggctgggggcaaggtgttcgccaaaattgacctggcacaagcttaccaacagctgccagtaaccccacaatcagcggaagcacagactattgtcacacataaaggggcgttcagagttaacagattacaatttggagtttgtgtggccccagggatttttcaagggctcatggaacgcctgttaagaggtctgccgggggtcttgccattttttgatgacgttttgattgctggaaaagacccacaggaactggttgcgcgtgtccgtgcagtgttgctcaagttcaaggaggtggggttgcaactgaaaaaggaaaaatgcagttttggggtgccaactgtggatttcttggggtttaaaattgatgcatcaggaatccaccccacagatgctaagattaaggccatcatcgaggcaccacgaccacagaacaagacggagttgcagtcattcctgggacttattaacttttaccattcgttcttaccccagaaagcttcggtagctgaaccattacatcgactgttgcagaaaaagaatgtgtggcgatgggggcaggggcagcagaaggcttttgactccttgcgaggaatgctgagtagcaggagcgtccttgctcattatgatgagtcgaagccgctggtcctggcatgtgatgcctctcaatacggcctgggggcggtgctgagtcatagggaaccggatgggtcggaaaagcccatctctttctattcccgtacgttgtcgcccacggagcgcaactatgctcaaattgacaaagaggcgcttgcaattgtggcagggatcaaaaagttccatgattatgtgtatggtcgccatttctccattgaaatggaccacaaaccactgttagggttgttcaacccgaacaaacaaacgccacaaattctctcccccagaatgttgcgttggtctatattcctgaacgggttccagtacaccttgacccatgtgccggggaaacggttgtgccacgctgatgcgctgagtcgattgcctcttcctggcgggagcaatgaggatcctgctccagcggagcacataatgatgctggaaacacttccgggggctcctgtaacggctactgatatagctgagaaaacaaggaaagatgctgttctctcccgtgtgctcacttgggtggggagggggtggccaggtggtccgcatgaagacaaattcaggccttatgcgacaaggcagcacgagttgtccatgcataagggttgtctcctgtggggagatagggtgatcatcccagcaccactgagaaacagggttcttgagacgcttcacatgggacacccgggaatggtcaggatgaagtcgctagcccgatgttatgtgtggtggcctggaatggaccagaacatagaacaatgggtacgaacatgcaaggcatgccaagaggtgcggccagaagtggccagagcaccagttcactggtgggagcagtccagatctccctggagccggctgcacttagattttgctgggccattccaggggaaggtctttttggttatcgtcgatgcatattccaaatggttagaagtggcgatggtccctagcatggcatcagctgccgtaatcaaggtgttgaggcagctgtttgcaacccacgggttacctgagaccattgtatcagataatggggcagcttttgtatcccaagaattcagggcattcttagctgataacttcataagaggggtcacatccgcgccctttcacccatcctccaatgggcaggctgagcgcatggtaagaacagccaaagaatccattgcgcgcttaatggagggtaactggtcagctcgcatcgcgcgaatgttatttttgcagcatgcgacgccgtgtactgcgacgggcaagtcgccagctgagctgctcttgggtagaagactggtaacggtgctggattatgtccacctcgataaaatgccaaaccgtaattcaagagcaaccccccaggctgaggctgacacaacaaggtatctcgcccctgaagatctggtctgggtgaggaactattcacgaggttcgcggtgggtggctggtgtggtcacccggactagtggacctgtgtcctattatgtgaccttggaaaatgggcaagtttggaagagacatatagatcagctgaggcgccgggcgctcagcagggaggggtcagataattcatccctggctaacgacgcagagctgcaagaccagagtgaaaatggcccagaggtgcagtcaccaggggcttcagcaaatgaaccagggtctgctagtcctcaggatgacgaggtacaggtaggggaccctgcgatgtctgggactccatctgttcctgacgaaacccctatagcaccccctctaccacaggtaacatccaatccagaaccggcaacacctgttgtcaggagatcaagtagaagttgtaggaccccacagtacctgagagattacgtctgcggtgctcactaggggggggaggggtgttgtgtattgagtcaaaggattttatatctgtattattattgtctgtatttgcattagggtaaagtaactgccttttggttccagagggtacagctactattggttcatttaagctgctgtatttggatcctctgtcttattggtttcctccaaaaggcaggactgtgattgcctgatattgttccctccaaaatgtatcctttctagctagttccctgtccctataaatgtagctctcccctcctcagttctcagtcttgtttgctttaataaagaagtgttactacagaactgtctccagcatattatgtcaagagagctgaaatcacaaaccccacgtcacaacactttctgccatcaaggttgtgtcatctgcatatctgaggttgttgatatttcttctggcaatcttaattccagcttgggattcatccagcccagcctttcgcatgatgtattctgcatataaattaaataagcagggagataaaatacagccttgtcgtactcctttcccaattttgaaccaatcagttgttccatatccagttctaactgtagcttcttgtcccacatagagatttctcaggagacagatgaggtgatcaggcactcccatttctttaagaacttgccatagtttgctgtggtcgacacagtcaaaggcttttgcagtcaatgaagcagaagtagatgtctttctggaactctctagctttctccataatccagcgcatgtttgcaatttggtctctggttcctctgcctcttctaaatccagcttgcacttctgggagttctcgatccacatactgcttgagccttccttgtagaattttaagcataaccttgctagcgtgtgaaatgagtgcaattgtgcggtagttggaacattctttggcactgcccttctttgggattgggatgtagactgatcttctccaatcttctggccactgctgagttttccaaatttgctggcatattgagtgtagcaccttaacagcatcatcttttaaaattttaaatagttcagctggaataccatcacttccattggccttgttatttgcagtgctttctaaggcccatttgacttcactctccaggatgtctggctcaaggtcagcaaccacactacctggggtgcacgagacatccatatctttctggtataattcctctgtgtattcttgccacctcttcttgatgtcttctgcttctgttaggtccttaccacttttgtcctttattatggtaatctttgtacgaaatgttcctttcatatctccaattttcttgaacagatctctgcttcttcccattctgttgttttcctctatttctttgcattgctcgtttaagaaggccttcttgtctctccttgctattctttggaaatctgcattcaatttcctgtatctttcactatctccctcgcattttgcttgccttctctcctccgctatttgtaaggcctcattggacagccactttgctttcttgcatttccttttcattgggatgattttcgttgctgcctcctgtacaatgttacgagcctccatccatagttcttcaggcactctgtccaccaaatctaaatccttaaacctgttcctcacttccactgtgtattcataagggatttgacttagattgtatcttaccggcccagtggtttttcctactttcttcagtttaagcttgaattttgctataagaagctgatgatctgagccacagtccgctccaggtcttgtttttgctgactgtatagagcttctccatctttggctgcagagaatataatcaatctgatttcgatgatgcccatctggtgatgtccatgtgtagagtcgtctcttgtgttgttggaaaagcgtgtttgtgatgaccagcttgttctcttgacagaactctattagcctttgccctgcttcgttttgatctccaaggccaaacttgccagttgttccttttatctcttgcctccctactttagcattccaatcccctataatgagaagaacatccttctttggtgtcacttctataaggtgttgtaagtcttcatagaattggtcaatttcagtttcttcagcaccagtagttggtgcataaacttggattactgtgatgttaaaaggtctgccttggattcgtatcgagatcctTCTATTGTTCTATCtatcgtatcgagatcattctatctcctcctcctggaggaggaaccggcaagccactccagtatccttgccaagaaaactccatggacaaagtcaGCACATCTACCACCAGCCAAATAACCGGGGGGTTTTGTGACACTGGCAGGTTGGTGATAAAATCCATGGGTACCACTTTCCATGGTTTACTTGGGGTGGGTAACGGTTGTAACAGCCTGGCTGGGGCTGTCCTTTGCCCTTTGGCTCTCTGACAGACTTCGCACCCCCTCACGTATTCTGTGGTGTCCTCCTTAATCTTGGGCCACCAGAATTCCCTAGTGACTAGATAGATGGTCTTACTGTGACCAAAATGCACAGCAGAGGGGCTATCGTGATGCTGCCTGAGGACTTTGGCCCGTAGCTCATCTCCCAGCATGTACAGCGCCCCCTTGTAATACAGcaagcctcctctctcttcaaAACCTCCATCCCTACTTCTCCCTTGGCTCAATTCAGCTAACTTCTTCCTTGCTGTAAAAGTGGTGTCTCCCCTTCACATTAACACCCCGGCACAGTTGGCTTGATATTTACAGTTTTTATTACATATGTACAAGAAACAGCTACAGTTCAGGATTATGTGTCCGAACCTGTTGAGTCAGATTTGGGGAGTGACTTCCTTCGATTCCCCCGCCAACAAAGGAGGCAGGGAAATTGCGCGAGACGTCTTTGACCCTTAcgtttcatttccctccttgtcTGTGCTGATTTGAAAGCCCCCTCCCTTCCAGAGTCTgagctcccttccagggcctctGGGTGATGGAAGGGCTCTGCAACATCCCTGAGCCCTTCCTTCTCGTGGCTAATCTCTGCCCACTCTTCCGCTTCCTCTGTCCCTGGGCGGTGGAAGGGCTCCACAGCATCCCCGAGCCCCTGCTCCGCCTCTTCTGTCACTTCCTCCTCCGAATTCTCACTGACACTTGCATACTCATCAGCAGCAGTTAACATCTGTAGCTCCCTATCATTCACTACCATTGCTGCACACTGCCACTGCTCCTCCAAATACTCCGGCTTTCTCAACAGAGCGTCTGCTTGAGCATTTTGCTCCCCTGGCACATACTATATCTTAAAATTGAACCCAGCAAAGAATTCTGCCCACCTGATCTGCCTTTGGTTTAACTGCTGAGCTGTcttccagtattccaggttcttatggtctgtGTGAACCTTTATCTGCTGTTGCGCACCTGCCAAAAAATGCTTCTAAGATTTGAACGCTTCCAATATTGCTAAGAGTTTGTGGTCCCAAATCGTGTAATTCTGTTCAGAGCAGTTTAGCTTCCTAGCGTGAAAGGCGCATGGCCTCTAGTTTCCTTGCCTATCCtgctgcagtaataataataataataataataataataataataataataatttattatttgtaccccgcccatctggctgggtttccccagccactctgggcggcttccaacaaagatgaaagatacactaaaatgtcacatattaaaaacttccctgaacagggctgccttcagatgtcttctgaatgtcaggtagatgtttattgctttgacatctgatgggagggcgttccacagggcgggcgccactaccgagaaggccctctgccttgttccctgtaacttggcctctcgcagtgagggaaccgccagaaggccctcggagctggacctcagtgtccgggcagaacgatgggggaggagacgctccttcagatatactggaccgaggccgtttagggctttaaaggtcagcaccaacactttgaattgtgctcggaaacgtactgggagccaatgtaggtctttcaagaccggtgttatatggtctcggcggccgcccccagtcaccagtctagctgccgcattctggattagttgtagtttccgggtcaccttcaaaggtagccccacgtagagcgcattgcagtagtccaagcgggagataaccagagcatg
Proteins encoded in this window:
- the LOC128405935 gene encoding uncharacterized protein K02A2.6-like; translation: MGMCAVRVQFRDKQAVLKLVIAKGSRPSLLGTDWFPALGLSISGLNSIQTCPEMSEALCKEFAGLFNGKLGCYKGPPVDFELDPGVAPIRLKPRRVPFALQPKIEAELDKLVKQGVLSPVDSAKWETPIVTPLKANGEVRICADYKCTINKALRGNSYPIPVVSHLLAKLAGGKVFAKIDLAQAYQQLPVTPQSAEAQTIVTHKGAFRVNRLQFGVCVAPGIFQGLMERLLRGLPGVLPFFDDVLIAGKDPQELVARVRAVLLKFKEVGLQLKKEKCSFGVPTVDFLGFKIDASGIHPTDAKIKAIIEAPRPQNKTELQSFLGLINFYHSFLPQKASVAEPLHRLLQKKNVWRWGQGQQKAFDSLRGMLSSRSVLAHYDESKPLVLACDASQYGLGAVLSHREPDGSEKPISFYSRTLSPTERNYAQIDKEALAIVAGIKKFHDYVYGRHFSIEMDHKPLLGLFNPNKQTPQILSPRMLRWSIFLNGFQYTLTHVPGKRLCHADALSRLPLPGGSNEDPAPAEHIMMLETLPGAPVTATDIAEKTRKDAVLSRVLTWVGRGWPGGPHEDKFRPYATRQHELSMHKGCLLWGDRVIIPAPLRNRVLETLHMGHPGMVRMKSLARCYVWWPGMDQNIEQWVRTCKACQEVRPEVARAPVHWWEQSRSPWSRLHLDFAGPFQGKVFLVIVDAYSKWLEVAMVPSMASAAVIKVLRQLFATHGLPETIVSDNGAAFVSQEFRAFLADNFIRGVTSAPFHPSSNGQAERMVRTAKESIARLMEGNWSARIARMLFLQHATPCTATGKSPAELLLGRRLVTVLDYVHLDKMPNRNSRATPQAEADTTRYLAPEDLVWVRNYSRGSRWVAGVVTRTSGPVSYYVTLENGQVWKRHIDQLRRRALSREGSDNSSLANDAELQDQSENGPEVQSPGASANEPGSASPQDDEVQVGDPAMSGTPSVPDETPIAPPLPQVTSNPEPATPVVRRSSRSCRTPQYLRDYVCGAH